Proteins from a single region of Streptomyces sp. Tu 3180:
- a CDS encoding helix-turn-helix transcriptional regulator has translation MPVDGGAVRLGDEVRADEPGWEVDPDDEWGVAVVATVGRQLKLRREAVGMRAAEFAAAVGYGEDLVYKVEGGRRIPRPEYLEKADEVLGAGGLLAAMKEDVAKVRYPKKVRDLAKLESQAVELLSYGSHNLHGILQTEEYARALLSTRRPALSEDELERAVAARTARKAVFERRPAPELSFVQEEVTLRRPVGGTTVLRRQLEHLLELARLRHVELQVMPTARGDHPGTGGRIQVLKFGDGTAVGRADDEFGSRPVTDPRQLRILELRYGIIRAEALTARESLAFIEQALGET, from the coding sequence ATGCCGGTGGACGGCGGGGCGGTGCGCCTCGGGGACGAGGTGCGGGCGGACGAACCGGGGTGGGAGGTCGACCCGGACGACGAGTGGGGTGTGGCGGTCGTCGCCACGGTGGGGCGGCAGTTGAAGCTGCGGCGGGAGGCCGTGGGGATGCGGGCCGCGGAGTTCGCGGCGGCGGTGGGGTACGGGGAGGACCTCGTCTACAAGGTCGAGGGCGGGAGGCGGATCCCCCGGCCCGAGTACCTGGAGAAGGCGGACGAGGTGCTGGGGGCGGGCGGGCTGCTCGCCGCGATGAAGGAGGACGTGGCGAAGGTCCGGTACCCGAAGAAGGTGCGGGACCTGGCGAAGCTGGAGTCCCAGGCGGTGGAGCTCCTCTCGTACGGCAGTCACAACCTGCACGGGATCCTGCAGACCGAGGAGTACGCCCGGGCGCTCCTGAGCACGCGGCGGCCGGCCCTGTCGGAGGACGAACTGGAAAGGGCGGTCGCTGCCCGGACGGCCCGCAAGGCCGTCTTCGAACGGCGTCCCGCGCCGGAGTTGAGCTTCGTGCAGGAGGAAGTGACCCTCAGGCGTCCGGTCGGGGGCACGACGGTCCTGCGCAGGCAGCTCGAACACCTGCTGGAGCTGGCGCGGTTGCGGCACGTCGAGCTTCAGGTGATGCCGACGGCCCGTGGGGACCACCCCGGAACGGGAGGGCGGATCCAGGTGCTCAAGTTCGGGGACGGCACCGCGGTGGGCCGGGCCGACGACGAGTTCGGCAGCCGCCCTGTCACCGATCCCCGCCAACTGCGGATCCTCGAGCTGCGCTATGGCATCATCCGAGCCGAGGCGCTGACCGCACGAGAGTCACTGGCCTTCATCGAACAAGCGCTGGGGGAGACATGA
- a CDS encoding LacI family DNA-binding transcriptional regulator — MTTRLADIAAQAGVSEATVSRVLNGKPGVAATTRQSVLAALDVLGYERPVRLRQRSEGLVGLITPELENPIFPALAQVIGQALTRQGYTPVLATQTPGGSTEDELTEMLVDRGVAGIIYVSGLHADTTADMQRYERLRAQGVPFVLVDGFSPKVQAPFISPDDRAAMALAVTHLASLGHTRIGLALGPKRFVPVQRKIEGFVRTVQDQLGLSAETVENELIQHSLYTLEGGQAAATALMDRDCTAVVCASDMMALGAIRAARQRGLDVPKDVSVVGFDDSPLIAFTDPPLTTVRKPVPAMGQAAVRTLLEEIGGTPAPHSEFVFMPELVVRGSTASAPGDRNRP, encoded by the coding sequence GTGACCACACGACTTGCCGACATCGCCGCTCAGGCGGGAGTGAGCGAGGCGACCGTCAGCCGCGTCCTCAACGGCAAGCCGGGCGTCGCCGCCACCACCCGCCAGTCCGTGCTCGCCGCCCTCGACGTCCTGGGCTACGAGCGTCCGGTGCGGCTGCGGCAGCGCAGCGAGGGCCTGGTGGGCCTGATCACCCCCGAGCTGGAGAACCCGATCTTCCCGGCGCTGGCCCAGGTCATCGGGCAGGCGCTGACCCGCCAGGGCTACACCCCGGTGCTCGCCACCCAGACCCCCGGCGGGTCGACGGAGGACGAGCTGACGGAGATGCTCGTGGACCGCGGGGTCGCCGGCATCATCTACGTGTCCGGACTGCACGCGGACACCACCGCCGACATGCAGCGCTACGAACGACTGCGCGCGCAGGGCGTGCCGTTCGTGCTCGTGGACGGTTTCTCGCCGAAGGTGCAGGCGCCGTTCATCTCCCCCGACGACCGGGCGGCGATGGCGCTCGCGGTCACCCACCTCGCCTCCCTCGGCCACACCCGCATCGGCCTGGCGCTCGGGCCGAAGCGGTTCGTGCCGGTGCAGCGCAAGATCGAGGGGTTCGTGCGCACCGTGCAGGACCAACTCGGGCTGAGCGCCGAAACGGTGGAGAACGAGCTGATCCAGCACTCCCTCTACACCCTGGAGGGCGGCCAGGCGGCCGCCACCGCGCTCATGGACCGCGACTGCACGGCGGTGGTGTGCGCGAGCGACATGATGGCGCTGGGTGCGATACGGGCGGCCCGGCAGCGCGGCCTGGACGTGCCGAAGGACGTCTCGGTGGTGGGCTTCGACGACTCCCCGCTGATCGCCTTCACCGACCCGCCGCTCACCACCGTCCGCAAGCCGGTCCCGGCGATGGGCCAGGCCGCGGTGCGCACGCTGCTGGAGGAGATCGGCGGGACGCCCGCGCCGCACAGCGAGTTCGTGTTCATGCCGGAGCTGGTGGTGCGCGGTTCGACCGCTTCGGCCCCTGGGGACCGGAATCGTCCTTGA
- a CDS encoding VOC family protein, translating into MDMTLEVIPLPVSDVDRARDFYRDKLGFHVDIDQEVMPGMRIVQLTPPGSGCSIALGETVWDTMPGPRPAPGSYQGLQLCVADIEAAHAELVARGLEVSEPVRYTPDDGATFMYFKDPDGNGWAVQEYRRRAAEPLHRLLTEQAGA; encoded by the coding sequence ATGGACATGACCCTCGAAGTGATCCCCCTCCCCGTGAGCGACGTCGACCGGGCCAGGGACTTCTACCGGGACAAGCTCGGCTTCCACGTCGACATCGACCAGGAGGTCATGCCGGGCATGCGCATCGTCCAGCTGACCCCGCCCGGCTCCGGCTGCTCGATCGCGCTGGGCGAGACCGTCTGGGACACCATGCCCGGCCCCCGCCCCGCCCCCGGTTCCTACCAGGGCCTGCAGCTGTGCGTCGCCGACATCGAGGCGGCCCACGCGGAGCTGGTCGCGCGCGGCCTGGAGGTCTCCGAGCCGGTGCGGTACACCCCGGACGACGGCGCCACGTTCATGTACTTCAAGGACCCGGACGGCAACGGCTGGGCGGTCCAGGAGTACCGGCGCCGGGCCGCGGAACCGCTGCACCGGCTGCTGACGGAGCAGGCGGGGGCGTAG
- a CDS encoding phage holin family protein, giving the protein MATMSPLSRAKAAEPQAQRHDPSMGELLSRVTSDLQVLFRQEVELAKAEIKEEGTKAGKAAGMYGGAGFAGYMVLLFLSLAAVYGLGNVMDGGWAALIVAVLWGIAAAVLYQKGRARMRTVSPKPERTVETLKEDAEWARHPTK; this is encoded by the coding sequence ATGGCCACGATGTCACCGCTGTCCCGGGCCAAGGCGGCCGAGCCGCAGGCGCAGAGGCACGACCCGTCCATGGGCGAACTGCTCTCCAGGGTGACCTCGGACCTGCAGGTCCTCTTCCGCCAGGAGGTCGAGCTGGCCAAGGCCGAGATCAAGGAGGAGGGCACCAAGGCGGGCAAGGCCGCCGGGATGTACGGCGGGGCCGGCTTCGCCGGCTACATGGTGCTGCTGTTCCTGTCGCTGGCCGCCGTGTACGGCCTGGGCAACGTGATGGACGGGGGCTGGGCCGCCCTGATCGTCGCCGTGCTGTGGGGCATCGCCGCAGCCGTGCTGTACCAGAAGGGCCGCGCACGGATGCGCACCGTCTCCCCGAAGCCCGAACGAACCGTAGAGACCCTGAAGGAGGACGCGGAATGGGCACGTCACCCGACCAAATGA
- a CDS encoding ABC transporter permease subunit: MSTLDRPLSADAKGAPAAAPAARRPKARRRGESSPLVRLTSHGVLTVASLIALFPVAWLVFLSLGPDKDDYLRPGGIWGKMTLDNYTFVLQNTNFFDWLKSSLIVSLGTTFIGVLVAATTGYAVSRMRFPGYRKFMWVLLVTQMFPVAVLMVPMYQILSDLQLVDSYLGLILVYCTTAVPYCAWLMKGYFDTIPFEIDEAGRVDGLTPIGTFVRLILPLAKPGLAVAAFYSFITAFGEVAFATTFMLDDEKYTLAVGLQSFVSEHDAQRNLMAATAVLIAIPVSAFFYLVQKNLVAGLTAGGTKG, encoded by the coding sequence ATGAGCACCCTCGACCGTCCACTGTCCGCCGACGCGAAGGGGGCGCCGGCCGCGGCGCCCGCCGCCCGGCGGCCCAAGGCGCGGCGGCGCGGCGAGAGCAGCCCCCTGGTCCGCCTCACCTCGCACGGCGTGCTGACCGTGGCCAGCCTGATCGCGCTGTTCCCGGTCGCCTGGCTGGTCTTCCTGTCCCTCGGTCCGGACAAGGACGACTATCTGCGCCCCGGAGGCATCTGGGGCAAGATGACGCTGGACAACTACACCTTCGTCCTGCAGAACACGAACTTCTTCGACTGGCTGAAGAGCTCGCTGATCGTCTCGCTCGGCACCACGTTCATCGGTGTCCTGGTCGCCGCCACCACCGGCTACGCCGTGTCCCGCATGCGCTTCCCGGGCTACAGGAAGTTCATGTGGGTGCTCCTGGTCACCCAGATGTTCCCGGTGGCCGTCCTGATGGTCCCGATGTACCAGATCCTCTCGGACCTCCAGCTCGTCGACAGTTACCTTGGACTCATCCTCGTCTACTGCACGACGGCGGTGCCGTACTGCGCCTGGCTGATGAAGGGCTACTTCGACACCATCCCGTTCGAGATCGACGAGGCGGGACGGGTCGACGGGCTGACCCCCATCGGCACGTTCGTACGGCTGATCCTGCCGCTCGCCAAGCCGGGTCTGGCGGTCGCCGCGTTCTACAGCTTCATCACCGCGTTCGGCGAGGTCGCCTTCGCCACGACGTTCATGCTCGACGACGAGAAGTACACGCTCGCCGTCGGACTGCAGAGCTTCGTCAGCGAGCACGACGCGCAGCGCAACCTCATGGCCGCCACCGCGGTCCTGATCGCGATCCCCGTCTCCGCGTTCTTCTACCTCGTGCAGAAGAACCTGGTGGCCGGCCTCACCGCCGGCGGCACGAAGGGCTGA
- a CDS encoding phosphatase PAP2 family protein, which produces MGDTTVTTLEGREEAVPHSVADTADGTRRGYLHRLRTPGRPRLWFEILLIAVSYWTYSLIRNAVPEQKAEALRNADRIWELERQLGIAVEESVNHAVNSVTWLIVGMNYYYATLHFVVTLGVLVWLYRSHPGRYAATRLVLFTTTGIALVGYYLYPLAPPRLMNGQDFVDTVMVHQTWGSMASGDLKNMSNQYAAMPSMHIGWSVWCGLTIFALAAVPWVRVLGLVYPAATLVVIVATANHFWLDAVGGVLCLAFGYGVALLWYGSRPHALPRQVPDGGGSPPAPVRPRLPRSRTEPGRTDPAGRTPP; this is translated from the coding sequence ATGGGTGACACGACCGTGACAACGCTGGAAGGCCGCGAAGAGGCCGTTCCACACTCCGTCGCGGACACGGCGGACGGGACGAGGCGGGGGTACCTGCACCGTCTGCGCACCCCCGGCAGGCCCCGGCTGTGGTTCGAGATCCTGCTGATCGCGGTGAGTTACTGGACGTACTCGCTCATCCGCAACGCCGTGCCCGAGCAGAAGGCCGAGGCGCTGCGCAACGCCGACCGGATCTGGGAGCTGGAGCGGCAACTCGGCATCGCCGTCGAGGAGTCCGTCAATCATGCCGTGAACTCGGTGACCTGGCTGATCGTCGGCATGAACTACTACTACGCCACCCTGCACTTCGTGGTGACGCTGGGTGTCCTGGTGTGGCTCTACCGTAGTCATCCCGGCCGCTACGCGGCCACCCGGCTGGTCCTGTTCACCACCACCGGCATCGCCCTGGTCGGCTACTACCTGTATCCGCTCGCCCCGCCGAGGCTGATGAACGGCCAGGACTTCGTCGACACCGTCATGGTCCACCAGACCTGGGGCTCGATGGCCTCCGGCGACCTGAAGAACATGTCCAACCAGTACGCCGCGATGCCGTCGATGCACATCGGCTGGTCGGTGTGGTGCGGCCTGACGATCTTCGCGCTGGCCGCCGTCCCGTGGGTGCGCGTCCTGGGCCTGGTGTACCCGGCGGCCACCCTCGTGGTGATCGTCGCGACCGCCAACCACTTCTGGCTGGACGCGGTGGGCGGCGTGCTCTGCCTCGCCTTCGGCTACGGGGTGGCCCTGCTCTGGTACGGGAGCCGGCCCCACGCCCTGCCCCGGCAGGTGCCGGACGGCGGCGGGAGCCCGCCGGCGCCGGTCCGGCCCCGGCTGCCCCGGAGCCGGACCGAACCGGGGCGGACCGACCCGGCGGGTCGGACACCCCCGTAG
- a CDS encoding DUF3618 domain-containing protein has protein sequence MGTSPDQMRAEIAATRNQLTADVDQLADRASPRRMVHRRKARMRRTVSGVRDRVMGTASYTAHEVADTARSAAGSVQSAAGSAAGSVQEGTERAAETAREAAGQASQAVQQTPEMARRQTQGNPLAAGLVAFGVGLLASSLLPASRAEQEKATELMERGGEALEPVKQAAVESAQHLKEGAKEVTQSAAAEVKDTAQQAARTTQEEARGQAGQVTDQARDSGRQLKDEAQKRSGSS, from the coding sequence ATGGGCACGTCACCCGACCAAATGAGGGCCGAGATAGCGGCCACCCGGAACCAGCTGACCGCGGACGTGGACCAGCTGGCCGACCGGGCCAGTCCGCGCCGCATGGTCCACCGCCGCAAGGCGAGGATGCGCCGCACGGTGTCGGGCGTCCGTGACCGCGTCATGGGCACCGCCTCGTACACCGCGCACGAGGTGGCCGACACCGCACGGTCGGCGGCCGGCTCGGTGCAGTCGGCGGCCGGCTCCGCGGCCGGCTCCGTGCAGGAGGGCACCGAGCGTGCGGCCGAGACCGCGCGCGAGGCCGCCGGTCAGGCGAGCCAGGCCGTCCAGCAGACACCCGAGATGGCCCGCCGCCAGACCCAGGGCAACCCGCTGGCCGCCGGCCTGGTGGCCTTCGGCGTCGGCCTGCTGGCCTCGTCGCTGCTGCCCGCCTCCCGGGCCGAGCAGGAGAAGGCCACCGAGCTGATGGAGCGCGGCGGTGAGGCGCTGGAGCCGGTGAAGCAGGCCGCCGTCGAGTCCGCGCAGCACCTGAAGGAGGGCGCCAAGGAGGTCACGCAGAGCGCGGCCGCGGAGGTGAAGGACACCGCGCAGCAGGCCGCCCGCACCACGCAGGAGGAGGCCCGCGGCCAGGCCGGCCAGGTCACCGACCAGGCCCGCGACTCCGGCCGCCAGCTCAAGGACGAGGCCCAGAAGCGCTCCGGCTCCTCGTGA
- a CDS encoding bifunctional [glutamine synthetase] adenylyltransferase/[glutamine synthetase]-adenylyl-L-tyrosine phosphorylase translates to MTSAPGRRSSTFTRLLRHGFTDPSAAERLLEGPELTAVRNDPVLLDALGATADPDLALLGLVRLLEAQTGAAARRELLDTLISAKPLRDRLLGVLGASTALADHLARHPSDWQALVTYEPRDLHPGVEEFERGLAGATDPVSLRVAYRRCLLSIAARDVCGTTEVAQTAAELADLATATLRAALALAADAAPEDAALCRLAVVALGKCGGHELNYVSDVDVIFVGEAVGGADEDKALRAATRLASHLMRICSETTVEGSIWPVDANLRPEGRNGPLVRTLASHLAYYQRWAKTWEFQALLKARPVAGDLALGEEYVAALQPLVWQAAERENFVADVQKMRRRVVENIPAAEVDRQLKLGPGGLRDVEFAVQLLQLVHGRADASLRSGTTLDALKALAAGGYVGRADAAQLDDAYRFLRSMEHRIQLHRLRRTHLVPEDEADLRRLGRSLGLRTDPVASLNREWRRHASVVRRLHEKLFYRPLLDAVAQLAPGETRLSAEAARERLVALGYADPAAALRHLEALASGVTRKAAIQRTLLPVLLGWFADSADPDAGLLNFRNVSDALGKTPWYLRLLRDEGAAAENLARVLSAGRLAPDLLMRAPEAVALLGDGDGGGLTPRSRTHLEQEIIAAVRRADNAVQGVTAARGVRRRELFRTSAADIVGSYGTESQPAEADQGALVDLVGGAVSDLTAATLAGTLRAVVREGWGDTLPTRFAIIGMGRFGGHELGYGSDADVLFVHEPRDGVDEGEASRAANKVVAEMRRLLQIPSADPPLLVDAGLRPEGKSGPLVRTLKSYEAYYRRWSLVWERHALLRAEPVAGDEDLGRRFTELIDPLRYPADGLDEDAVREIRRLKARMESERLPRGTDPKLHAKLGPGGLSDVEWTVQLLQLRHGAGEPGLRTTRTRQALAAARAAGLVCEEHAAILDEAWVLATRVRNAVMLVRGRAGDTFPTQPRELAAVGRYLGYGPGHAGDMLDAYRRTARRARGVVEELFYGGV, encoded by the coding sequence ATGACGTCGGCGCCGGGGCGCAGGAGCAGTACCTTCACCCGACTGCTGCGGCACGGCTTCACCGATCCCTCCGCCGCCGAACGGCTGCTGGAAGGACCCGAGCTGACGGCCGTGCGCAACGACCCGGTGCTGCTCGACGCCCTCGGCGCCACCGCCGACCCCGACCTCGCGCTGCTCGGACTGGTGCGGCTGCTGGAGGCGCAGACCGGTGCCGCCGCCCGCCGGGAGCTGCTGGACACGCTGATCTCCGCGAAGCCGCTGCGGGACCGGCTCCTCGGGGTGCTCGGCGCCTCCACCGCCCTCGCCGACCACCTCGCCCGGCACCCGAGCGACTGGCAGGCCCTCGTCACCTACGAGCCCCGCGACCTGCACCCGGGCGTCGAGGAGTTCGAGCGCGGCCTCGCGGGCGCCACCGACCCGGTCTCGCTGCGCGTCGCCTACCGCCGCTGCCTGCTGTCCATCGCCGCCCGGGACGTGTGCGGCACCACCGAGGTCGCCCAGACCGCCGCCGAGCTCGCCGACCTCGCCACCGCCACCCTGCGTGCCGCCCTCGCCCTCGCCGCGGACGCCGCGCCCGAGGACGCCGCGCTGTGCCGGCTCGCGGTGGTCGCGCTGGGCAAGTGCGGGGGACACGAGCTGAACTACGTGTCCGACGTCGACGTCATCTTCGTCGGCGAGGCCGTGGGCGGGGCCGACGAGGACAAGGCGCTGCGCGCCGCCACCCGCCTCGCCTCGCACCTGATGCGGATCTGCTCCGAGACCACCGTCGAGGGCTCCATCTGGCCCGTGGACGCCAACCTGCGGCCGGAGGGGCGCAACGGGCCGCTCGTGCGCACCCTCGCCTCCCACCTCGCCTACTACCAGCGCTGGGCCAAGACCTGGGAGTTCCAGGCGCTGCTCAAGGCCCGCCCGGTGGCCGGCGACCTCGCGCTCGGCGAGGAGTACGTCGCCGCGCTCCAGCCGCTGGTGTGGCAGGCCGCCGAGCGGGAGAACTTCGTCGCCGACGTGCAGAAGATGCGCCGCCGGGTCGTGGAGAACATCCCCGCCGCCGAGGTCGACCGCCAGCTCAAGCTCGGCCCCGGCGGCCTGCGGGACGTCGAGTTCGCCGTGCAGCTGCTGCAGCTGGTGCACGGCCGCGCCGACGCCTCCCTGCGCAGCGGCACCACCCTCGACGCGCTGAAGGCCCTCGCCGCCGGCGGCTACGTCGGCCGCGCGGACGCCGCCCAGCTCGACGACGCCTACCGCTTCCTGCGCTCCATGGAGCACCGCATCCAGCTGCACCGGCTGCGCCGCACCCACCTCGTCCCCGAGGACGAGGCCGACCTGCGCCGCCTGGGCCGTTCCCTCGGCCTGCGCACCGACCCGGTGGCGAGCCTGAACCGCGAGTGGCGGCGGCACGCCTCGGTCGTGCGGCGGCTGCACGAGAAGCTGTTCTACCGGCCGCTGCTCGACGCCGTCGCCCAGCTCGCCCCCGGGGAGACCCGGCTCAGCGCGGAGGCGGCGCGGGAGCGGCTGGTCGCCCTCGGGTACGCCGACCCGGCCGCCGCCCTGCGCCACCTGGAGGCGCTCGCGTCCGGCGTCACCCGCAAGGCCGCGATCCAGCGCACCCTGCTGCCCGTCCTGCTGGGCTGGTTCGCCGACTCCGCCGACCCGGACGCGGGCCTGCTGAACTTCCGCAACGTCTCCGACGCGCTCGGCAAGACCCCCTGGTACCTGCGGCTGCTGCGCGACGAGGGCGCCGCCGCCGAGAACCTGGCCCGCGTCCTGTCCGCCGGGCGGCTCGCCCCCGACCTGCTGATGCGCGCCCCCGAGGCGGTGGCGCTGCTCGGCGACGGGGACGGCGGGGGACTCACCCCCCGCTCCCGCACCCACCTGGAGCAGGAGATCATCGCCGCCGTCCGCCGCGCCGACAACGCGGTGCAGGGCGTCACGGCCGCCCGCGGCGTGCGCCGCCGCGAGCTGTTCCGCACGTCCGCCGCCGACATCGTCGGCTCCTACGGCACCGAGTCCCAGCCCGCCGAGGCCGACCAGGGCGCCCTGGTGGACCTGGTGGGCGGCGCGGTGTCCGACCTGACGGCCGCCACCCTCGCGGGCACGCTCCGCGCGGTCGTCCGGGAGGGCTGGGGGGACACGCTCCCCACCCGGTTCGCGATCATCGGCATGGGCCGTTTCGGCGGGCACGAGCTGGGCTACGGCTCCGACGCGGACGTCCTGTTCGTGCACGAACCGCGCGACGGCGTCGACGAGGGGGAGGCGTCCCGGGCCGCGAACAAGGTCGTCGCCGAGATGCGCCGCCTGCTCCAGATCCCCAGTGCCGATCCGCCCCTGCTCGTCGACGCCGGCCTGCGCCCGGAGGGCAAGTCCGGTCCGCTGGTGCGCACCCTGAAGTCGTACGAGGCGTACTACCGGCGCTGGTCGCTGGTGTGGGAGCGGCACGCGCTGCTGCGCGCCGAGCCCGTCGCCGGGGACGAGGACCTCGGCCGCCGCTTCACCGAGCTGATCGACCCGCTGCGCTACCCGGCCGACGGGCTCGACGAGGACGCGGTCCGGGAGATCCGGCGGCTGAAGGCCCGGATGGAGTCCGAGCGGCTGCCGCGCGGCACCGACCCCAAGCTGCACGCCAAGCTCGGTCCGGGCGGACTGTCCGACGTGGAGTGGACGGTGCAGTTGCTGCAGCTGCGGCACGGCGCCGGGGAGCCGGGGCTGCGCACGACCCGCACGCGCCAGGCCCTGGCCGCCGCCCGCGCGGCCGGGCTGGTCTGCGAGGAGCACGCCGCGATCCTCGACGAGGCGTGGGTGCTGGCCACCCGGGTGCGCAACGCGGTGATGCTCGTGCGGGGCAGGGCCGGCGACACCTTCCCCACCCAGCCCCGCGAGCTGGCCGCCGTCGGCCGCTACCTGGGCTACGGTCCCGGCCACGCCGGCGACATGCTCGACGCGTACCGGCGTACGGCACGCAGGGCACGGGGCGTGGTGGAGGAGCTGTTCTACGGGGGTGTCTGA
- a CDS encoding sugar ABC transporter permease: protein MTVAIDRATGKRRGDRAPRPGPVSRLKRSFHKHWYAYAMIAPVAVVLGVLVLYPLAYGFYLTLTDADSLNSARTIGVNEIEATYKFIGIDNYADILWGETAYDRFWSHFIWTIVWTAACVALHYGIGLGLALLLNQKLRGRTLYRLVLILPWAVPTFVTVFGWRFMLADSGLINSGLGALGLPSPQWLEDTFWQRVAAIMVNTWCGVPFMMVSLLGGLQSIDASLYEAAEMDGANAWQRFRHVTLPGLRSVSSTVVLLGVIWTFNQFAIIFLLFGNTAPDAQILVTWAYQLGFGQQPREFAESAAYGMLLLAILIVFTSFYRRWLNRDEQQLAI from the coding sequence ATGACAGTCGCCATCGACCGCGCGACCGGCAAGCGCCGCGGTGACCGCGCGCCCCGGCCCGGACCGGTCAGCCGCCTGAAGCGCAGTTTCCACAAGCACTGGTACGCCTACGCCATGATCGCGCCGGTGGCCGTCGTGCTCGGCGTCCTCGTGCTGTACCCCCTGGCGTACGGCTTCTACCTCACCCTGACCGACGCCGACAGCCTCAACTCGGCCCGCACCATCGGCGTCAACGAGATCGAGGCCACCTACAAGTTCATCGGCATCGACAACTACGCCGACATCCTGTGGGGCGAGACGGCCTACGACCGCTTCTGGTCGCACTTCATCTGGACGATCGTGTGGACGGCGGCCTGCGTCGCCCTGCACTACGGCATCGGCCTGGGCCTCGCCCTGCTGCTCAACCAGAAGCTGCGGGGCCGCACCCTCTACCGGCTGGTCCTCATCCTGCCGTGGGCCGTGCCGACCTTCGTCACCGTCTTCGGCTGGCGCTTCATGCTCGCCGACTCCGGCCTGATCAACTCCGGCCTGGGCGCCCTCGGCCTGCCCTCGCCGCAGTGGCTGGAGGACACCTTCTGGCAGCGGGTCGCCGCGATCATGGTCAACACCTGGTGCGGCGTGCCGTTCATGATGGTCTCCCTGCTCGGCGGGCTGCAGTCCATCGACGCCAGCCTGTACGAGGCGGCGGAGATGGACGGCGCGAACGCCTGGCAGCGGTTCCGCCACGTCACCCTGCCCGGGCTGCGCTCGGTCAGCTCCACCGTGGTCCTGCTCGGCGTCATCTGGACCTTCAACCAGTTCGCGATCATCTTCCTGCTGTTCGGCAACACCGCCCCGGACGCGCAGATCCTCGTGACCTGGGCCTACCAGCTGGGCTTCGGACAGCAGCCGCGCGAGTTCGCCGAGTCCGCGGCCTACGGGATGCTGCTGCTGGCCATCCTGATCGTCTTCACCTCCTTCTACCGCCGCTGGCTGAACCGCGATGAGCAGCAGCTCGCGATCTGA
- a CDS encoding extracellular solute-binding protein, whose translation MRRGIAATALVASLALAATACGGDSDSGDKAGGPVTITWWDTSNATNEAPTYQALVKEFEAANKDIKVEYVNVPFDQAQNKFDTAAGSKGAPDVLRSEVGWTPAFAKKGFFLPLDGTEALAEESKFKPNLIEQAKYEGKTYGVPFTTDTLAFVYNKELFEKAGVEAPKTWDDLKKAAATVKDKTGVDGYWGSTAGYYAQPFLYGEGTDMVDAEAKKITVKSPEAEKAYGTWLDLFDGKGLHKADTTADAYAHIQDAFVNGKVASIIQGPWEITNFYKGSAFKDKNNLGIATVPAGSTGKAGAPTGGHNLSVYAGSDEAKQKAALKFVNFMTSAKAQETIALKNSTLPTRDDAYTDKVKADPGIAGYQTVLAAAQPRPALPEYSSLWGPMDDELPQIAGGKESLDKGLGDAETAIAKLVPDFSK comes from the coding sequence ATGCGGCGTGGCATAGCGGCCACCGCGCTGGTGGCGTCCCTCGCCCTCGCGGCGACGGCCTGCGGCGGCGACAGCGACAGCGGCGACAAGGCCGGCGGCCCGGTCACCATCACCTGGTGGGACACCTCCAACGCGACCAACGAGGCGCCGACGTACCAGGCCCTGGTCAAGGAGTTCGAGGCCGCCAACAAGGACATCAAGGTCGAGTACGTCAACGTCCCCTTCGACCAGGCGCAGAACAAGTTCGACACCGCCGCCGGTTCCAAGGGCGCCCCCGACGTGCTGCGCTCCGAGGTCGGCTGGACCCCCGCCTTCGCCAAGAAGGGCTTCTTCCTGCCGCTGGACGGCACCGAGGCCCTCGCCGAGGAGTCGAAGTTCAAGCCCAACCTGATCGAGCAGGCCAAGTACGAGGGCAAGACCTACGGCGTCCCGTTCACCACGGACACCCTGGCCTTCGTCTACAACAAGGAGCTCTTCGAGAAGGCCGGCGTCGAGGCCCCGAAGACCTGGGACGACCTGAAGAAGGCCGCCGCCACCGTCAAGGACAAGACCGGCGTCGACGGCTACTGGGGCTCCACCGCGGGCTACTACGCCCAGCCGTTCCTCTACGGCGAGGGCACCGACATGGTCGACGCCGAGGCCAAGAAGATCACCGTGAAGTCGCCCGAGGCCGAGAAGGCCTACGGCACCTGGCTGGACCTCTTCGACGGCAAGGGCCTGCACAAGGCCGACACCACCGCCGACGCCTACGCCCACATCCAGGACGCGTTCGTCAACGGCAAGGTCGCCTCGATCATCCAGGGCCCGTGGGAGATCACGAACTTCTACAAGGGCTCCGCGTTCAAGGACAAGAACAACCTCGGCATCGCCACCGTCCCGGCCGGCTCCACCGGCAAGGCGGGCGCCCCGACCGGCGGCCACAACCTGTCCGTCTACGCCGGCTCCGACGAGGCCAAGCAGAAGGCCGCGCTGAAGTTCGTGAACTTCATGACCTCGGCCAAGGCCCAGGAGACCATCGCCCTGAAGAACTCCACGCTGCCCACGCGTGACGACGCCTACACCGACAAGGTCAAGGCCGACCCGGGCATCGCCGGCTACCAGACGGTCCTCGCCGCCGCCCAGCCGCGTCCCGCCCTGCCCGAGTACAGCTCGCTGTGGGGTCCGATGGACGACGAGCTGCCGCAGATCGCGGGCGGCAAGGAGTCCCTGGACAAGGGGCTGGGTGACGCGGAGACCGCGATCGCCAAGCTGGTGCCGGACTTCAGCAAGTAA